In Streptomyces sp. NBC_01426, one genomic interval encodes:
- a CDS encoding replication-relaxation family protein: MIAFPTVPAPAAAPVERPPGLGPIAAWSTEVPLPVTGSFAAPGRGSVRADMVFTAPHTALPLLFVEVDNGTESPPILAEKIARYRRFLARGVPQAGRATVGGDLSLWRTVWTTPTAKYREAHPPLAIVFTKQMTPAAMETRMREVERLSVQEWRGHWHTAGTHSDGTKDGYRDYTGVVPVIVTVLDLLEEHGPHGPIWCRYGRKSHETLNDALANPDDYSAYSVREEQCRAADEGERQREEQEHQEERWRRDAAAWRCRECGRKVYPDDDARGTKAAGGLCDICQHRADRDAEQARERAQEQAAAGVDARLDGPLGWIRALRSGGR; the protein is encoded by the coding sequence GTGATCGCCTTTCCAACGGTCCCCGCACCGGCTGCGGCGCCGGTGGAGCGCCCGCCGGGCCTGGGCCCGATCGCGGCCTGGTCGACGGAAGTGCCCTTGCCGGTGACCGGGAGCTTCGCGGCGCCGGGTCGGGGCAGTGTCCGCGCCGACATGGTGTTCACCGCGCCCCACACCGCGCTGCCGCTCTTGTTTGTGGAGGTCGACAACGGTACGGAGTCGCCGCCGATTCTGGCGGAGAAGATCGCCCGCTACCGCCGCTTCCTCGCCCGCGGCGTCCCGCAGGCAGGGCGGGCCACGGTGGGGGGTGACCTCTCGCTGTGGCGCACGGTGTGGACGACACCCACGGCGAAGTACCGGGAGGCGCACCCGCCGTTGGCGATCGTGTTCACCAAGCAGATGACGCCGGCCGCGATGGAGACCCGGATGCGGGAGGTCGAGCGTCTGAGCGTCCAGGAGTGGCGGGGCCACTGGCACACCGCCGGAACCCACTCGGACGGCACCAAGGATGGCTACCGCGATTACACCGGCGTGGTGCCAGTGATCGTGACCGTCCTGGACCTCCTGGAGGAGCACGGCCCGCACGGGCCGATCTGGTGCCGCTACGGCCGCAAGAGCCACGAGACCCTCAACGACGCCTTGGCCAACCCCGACGACTACAGCGCCTACTCCGTCCGCGAGGAACAATGCCGGGCGGCCGATGAGGGGGAGCGCCAACGGGAAGAGCAGGAGCACCAGGAAGAGCGCTGGCGCCGGGACGCTGCGGCGTGGCGTTGCCGGGAGTGCGGACGCAAGGTCTACCCCGACGACGACGCACGGGGCACGAAAGCCGCAGGTGGTCTCTGTGACATCTGCCAACACCGGGCCGACCGCGACGCCGAGCAGGCCCGGGAACGGGCCCAGGAGCAGGCGGCGGCCGGAGTCGACGCGAGGCTGGACGGACCTCTCGGATGGATCCGTGCTTTGCGCTCCGGAGGGCGATGA
- a CDS encoding molybdopterin-dependent oxidoreductase gives MFGLILLVGVVVLFVTGLLSYASYNPDLAARNDQTPDKGWLGFYLFTWPTSPYWLYRLTQGVHTVLGVVLVPVLLAKLWSVIPKLFEWPPVRSAAHALERLSLLLLVGGAGFTFITGILNIQLNYIFPGSFYTLHFYGAWVFMAAFVVHVSFRLPRAVRAVRAGRDWQPAADSQEAAGLVSPRPAAPTISRRGAVAMVGAGSLALLLVTAGQSIGGWWRKTALLAPHGRDPGTGPNGFQINKTAASSGIRPSDIGPAWRLTVRGGGRQEVLTRDMLLAMPQREAALPIACVEGWSTPDQQWSGVRLTDLAALVGLGTDTPQVLVESVQRGGSFSSVVLAPNQARDDRSLLAMRVNGADLSPDHGYPARVIIPAAPGVHNTKWVTRLTFGEPA, from the coding sequence GTGTTCGGCCTGATCCTGCTGGTCGGGGTCGTGGTGCTGTTCGTGACGGGTCTGTTGTCGTACGCGTCCTACAACCCGGACCTGGCGGCGCGCAACGATCAGACGCCGGACAAGGGGTGGTTGGGGTTCTACCTGTTCACCTGGCCGACATCGCCGTACTGGCTGTACCGGCTGACGCAGGGCGTGCACACGGTCCTCGGCGTGGTCCTGGTCCCGGTGCTCCTGGCCAAGCTGTGGTCGGTGATCCCGAAGCTCTTCGAGTGGCCTCCGGTCCGTTCGGCCGCCCACGCCCTCGAACGGCTGTCCTTGCTCCTGCTGGTGGGCGGGGCCGGGTTCACGTTCATCACCGGGATCCTGAACATCCAGTTGAACTACATCTTCCCGGGCTCCTTCTACACCCTGCACTTCTACGGTGCCTGGGTGTTCATGGCCGCGTTCGTCGTCCACGTCTCCTTCCGGCTACCGCGCGCCGTGCGAGCCGTCCGGGCGGGCCGGGACTGGCAGCCCGCGGCGGATTCTCAGGAGGCGGCCGGGCTGGTCTCGCCCCGTCCGGCGGCCCCGACGATCTCCCGGCGCGGAGCGGTAGCGATGGTGGGCGCCGGCTCGCTGGCCCTTCTGCTGGTGACGGCCGGCCAGAGCATCGGCGGCTGGTGGCGCAAGACCGCCCTGCTGGCCCCGCACGGCCGTGACCCCGGCACGGGCCCGAACGGCTTCCAGATCAACAAGACGGCGGCCTCCAGCGGGATCCGGCCCAGCGACATCGGGCCCGCCTGGCGGCTGACCGTGCGCGGAGGCGGCCGTCAGGAGGTGTTGACCCGGGACATGCTGCTGGCGATGCCCCAGCGGGAGGCGGCGCTGCCGATCGCGTGCGTGGAGGGCTGGTCCACCCCGGACCAGCAGTGGTCCGGCGTACGCCTCACCGATCTGGCAGCCCTTGTCGGCCTCGGCACCGACACACCACAGGTCCTGGTCGAGTCGGTCCAGCGCGGCGGATCGTTCTCCTCCGTGGTCCTCGCCCCCAACCAGGCACGTGACGACCGCTCGCTTCTCGCGATGCGCGTGAACGGCGCGGATCTGTCGCCCGACCACGGTTACCCGGCGCGCGTGATCATCCCGGCCGCTCCGGGCGTCCACAACACCAAATGGGTCACTCGCCTCACCTTCGGAGAGCCCGCATGA
- a CDS encoding DUF4383 domain-containing protein codes for MATVTHNQTRRGRRVVLDDHLPVDHRLRRVYRGGAGLMGAFLVVFGVLGLIDRIGFFSTSGSMVMGLGSNGALSVASVLVGGLLLAGAVIGGNTASTVNIIVAVAFLAAGFASLAVLDSRFNVFAFHLQNVVFSFVTGLLLMTFGMYGRVSGSLPHDNPYWQSRHPRS; via the coding sequence ATGGCCACAGTCACGCACAACCAGACCCGTCGCGGGCGGCGCGTCGTTCTCGACGACCACCTTCCGGTCGATCACCGACTACGGCGCGTCTATCGCGGCGGTGCGGGGCTCATGGGCGCGTTTCTGGTCGTGTTCGGCGTCCTGGGGCTGATCGACCGGATCGGGTTCTTCAGCACCAGCGGGAGCATGGTGATGGGCCTGGGCAGCAACGGCGCGTTGAGCGTGGCCTCCGTCCTGGTGGGCGGCCTGCTCCTGGCGGGCGCGGTGATCGGGGGCAATACCGCGTCCACCGTCAACATCATCGTGGCCGTTGCCTTTCTCGCGGCCGGTTTCGCGAGCCTCGCCGTTCTGGACTCCCGTTTCAACGTGTTCGCGTTCCATCTCCAGAACGTGGTCTTCAGCTTCGTGACCGGCCTGCTGCTGATGACGTTCGGCATGTACGGGCGGGTCAGCGGATCGCTGCCCCACGACAACCCGTACTGGCAGTCCCGCCACCCCCGAAGCTAA
- a CDS encoding MarR family winged helix-turn-helix transcriptional regulator: protein MTELPHATVPSAPLDDTVDVDDVTRALLTASRLLVAVSARSLAAAEDKVTLAQFRMLVVLATRGAAKLVVLAEALGVNPSTAMRMVDRLIVAGLADRRPNPENRRETMLSVTPGGLRLVEEVTARRRQEIAAIAARIDPSQRAALVEALTAFNAAGGEPTVRDGDGSLFPLGWSDPAQRGSGGQGDGGRP from the coding sequence ATGACCGAACTCCCGCATGCCACTGTTCCTTCGGCACCTCTGGACGACACAGTCGACGTGGACGACGTGACCCGTGCTCTTCTGACGGCCTCCCGGCTTCTTGTGGCGGTCTCCGCTCGCTCCCTCGCGGCGGCTGAGGACAAGGTCACGCTGGCGCAGTTCCGGATGCTGGTGGTGCTGGCCACTCGGGGCGCGGCGAAACTTGTGGTGCTTGCCGAAGCACTCGGGGTCAACCCCTCGACGGCGATGCGCATGGTCGACCGCCTGATCGTGGCCGGACTGGCAGACAGGCGGCCCAATCCTGAGAACCGCCGCGAGACGATGCTGTCGGTGACTCCCGGGGGCTTGCGCCTCGTGGAGGAGGTAACGGCCCGGCGCCGGCAGGAGATCGCGGCCATCGCCGCGCGCATTGATCCCAGTCAGCGGGCGGCACTGGTAGAAGCGCTCACCGCGTTCAATGCCGCCGGCGGCGAGCCCACTGTGCGCGATGGGGACGGTTCGCTCTTTCCACTGGGATGGAGCGACCCAGCGCAGCGGGGGAGCGGTGGGCAGGGTGACGGGGGCAGGCCCTGA
- a CDS encoding DUF6479 family protein, whose amino-acid sequence MDFARYDLAVDMTLTNIAWFLVVGLLVVGFLIGSFVLGQRLRKQERRPPAPDSQPHLPVGGAVYEVRGERESRGFPEGGLRPHQIGGYGNGGSTTHTHPEEARAARESTFEHPNPRTK is encoded by the coding sequence ATGGACTTCGCCCGGTACGACCTCGCAGTGGACATGACCCTGACGAACATCGCCTGGTTCCTGGTCGTCGGTCTTCTTGTCGTGGGCTTCCTGATCGGCTCGTTCGTGCTGGGTCAGCGCCTTCGGAAGCAGGAGCGCCGGCCACCCGCGCCCGACAGCCAGCCCCACCTGCCTGTCGGCGGTGCGGTGTACGAGGTGCGCGGGGAACGAGAGTCGCGCGGTTTCCCCGAAGGCGGTCTGCGCCCGCACCAGATTGGCGGCTACGGCAATGGCGGCTCGACCACCCACACCCACCCCGAAGAAGCGCGCGCGGCGCGGGAGTCGACCTTCGAACACCCCAACCCACGTACGAAATGA
- a CDS encoding ATP-dependent DNA ligase — protein sequence MTTVRRRARSGGRSDACSILWQAAEAIPGPGVTAGGLAYEQKFDGHRAILFTPTDPGGRVLLQTRRGSLVQDRFPDLVAAAGEQLPGGLVLDGELLVWDPEAGRLSFEALQRRAAARARSASILTARTPAYFVAFDVLQADGVELLALPYRERRRRLEVLFAARGLAAPWTLCPMTTDPVKAREYIGWIAQNAGPHTALAGGGTVSAAAAITIGLLYPRPPVLPEVRPRPLGTHARS from the coding sequence GTGACGACGGTACGCAGGCGCGCCAGGTCAGGCGGGAGATCGGACGCGTGTTCTATTCTATGGCAGGCCGCCGAGGCGATCCCCGGGCCCGGCGTCACGGCGGGCGGGCTCGCCTATGAGCAGAAGTTCGACGGCCACCGGGCGATCTTGTTCACCCCTACCGACCCCGGCGGGCGAGTACTGCTCCAGACGCGCCGGGGCTCTCTCGTGCAGGACCGGTTCCCCGACCTGGTCGCGGCGGCGGGAGAGCAGTTGCCGGGCGGCCTGGTCCTCGACGGCGAGTTGCTGGTGTGGGATCCGGAGGCGGGCCGGCTCAGCTTCGAGGCGTTGCAGCGCCGGGCCGCCGCCCGCGCCCGCAGCGCCTCCATCCTCACGGCCCGGACACCGGCGTACTTCGTGGCGTTCGACGTCCTCCAGGCCGACGGCGTCGAGTTGCTCGCGTTGCCGTATCGGGAGCGCCGCCGGCGCCTGGAAGTCCTCTTCGCGGCCCGGGGCCTGGCGGCCCCGTGGACGTTGTGCCCGATGACCACGGACCCGGTCAAGGCCCGGGAGTACATCGGGTGGATCGCCCAGAACGCCGGTCCCCACACCGCCCTCGCCGGGGGCGGCACCGTATCCGCCGCCGCAGCGATCACCATCGGCCTGCTCTACCCGCGCCCGCCCGTACTCCCCGAGGTCAGACCTCGCCCGCTCGGTACCCATGCGAGGTCGTGA
- a CDS encoding DUF4142 domain-containing protein, with protein sequence MAAIATAATWLSFQNSSADESAAAGLPAAEAAPAVPQAAHSDGVTPLDKAFLGKVRQAGLWEIPAGRLAQSNASSEAIKRAGLHLLDGHSKLDQLVREDSEALHVPIPNEATAEQQGWVDQLRNARGSAFDQLFVDLLRSSHGKVFITIGEVRASTKNSLVRRLATQANNTVQDHMDVLEDTGLVTDATLDDVAASVPK encoded by the coding sequence GTGGCGGCGATCGCCACGGCGGCCACCTGGCTCTCGTTCCAAAACAGCTCGGCCGACGAGTCGGCTGCCGCCGGCCTCCCGGCGGCGGAGGCCGCTCCGGCGGTACCCCAGGCGGCGCATAGCGATGGGGTCACCCCACTGGACAAGGCCTTCCTGGGCAAGGTCCGCCAGGCGGGGCTATGGGAGATCCCGGCGGGCCGACTCGCCCAATCGAATGCATCGAGCGAAGCGATCAAACGAGCCGGCCTTCACCTGCTCGACGGCCACAGCAAGCTCGACCAACTGGTCCGCGAGGACTCCGAGGCGCTGCACGTGCCCATCCCCAACGAGGCGACAGCCGAACAACAAGGCTGGGTCGACCAGTTGCGGAACGCGCGGGGCAGCGCCTTCGACCAGCTCTTCGTGGACCTGCTCCGGTCTTCCCACGGAAAGGTGTTCATCACGATCGGCGAGGTCCGCGCATCCACCAAGAACTCATTGGTGAGGCGTCTTGCCACACAGGCCAACAACACCGTCCAGGACCACATGGATGTACTGGAGGACACCGGCCTCGTCACTGACGCCACATTGGACGACGTCGCGGCCAGCGTTCCCAAGTGA
- a CDS encoding class I SAM-dependent methyltransferase produces the protein MSAAAPMRTNGHEPWQSGPYAEAICVPGEGLTLRDAEGWCLPLDVRRWCAQADDTDRGVVDRCVGRVLDIGCGAGRLVEEVSRRGHRVLGIDVCPTAVISTVCRGGTAASLSVFEPLPGEGRWDTALLVDGNIGIGGDPRRLLKRIRRVVRDRGLLIAEAAPADVDERRRVRIHTGQTAASPVFAWATVGTRALVQHGRTSGWTPVEQWACTSGERHFVALRARA, from the coding sequence GTGAGCGCCGCTGCTCCGATGCGGACCAACGGCCACGAGCCCTGGCAGAGCGGCCCGTACGCCGAGGCGATCTGCGTGCCGGGGGAAGGGCTCACGTTGCGTGATGCCGAGGGCTGGTGTCTGCCCCTGGACGTCCGGCGCTGGTGTGCGCAGGCGGACGACACGGACCGGGGCGTCGTGGACCGCTGTGTGGGCCGGGTCCTGGACATCGGGTGCGGGGCGGGGCGCCTCGTCGAGGAAGTCTCCCGGCGAGGGCATCGTGTCCTGGGGATCGACGTGTGCCCGACCGCTGTCATCTCCACGGTGTGCCGGGGCGGTACGGCAGCCAGCCTGTCGGTATTCGAGCCGCTCCCCGGGGAGGGGCGCTGGGACACCGCGCTCCTGGTCGACGGGAACATCGGCATCGGCGGGGATCCCCGCCGCCTGCTGAAGCGCATCCGCCGCGTGGTCCGCGACCGGGGGCTCCTGATCGCGGAGGCCGCCCCTGCCGATGTCGACGAGCGGCGCCGGGTGCGGATCCACACGGGGCAGACGGCGGCGAGCCCCGTCTTCGCCTGGGCCACCGTCGGCACCCGGGCCCTGGTCCAGCACGGCCGCACGTCGGGCTGGACACCCGTCGAACAGTGGGCCTGCACCTCAGGGGAACGTCACTTCGTGGCCTTGCGGGCCCGCGCCTGA
- a CDS encoding flotillin family protein: protein MSPVVTAVVGVVVLLVLLALVVVTRYKVAGPSEAFIITGRRGKRSTDPETGRISTDTTGQKVVVGGGVFVVPFVQQRYTLDLSSRHIPIAVRGAVTLRGIKAHLEGVAIVKVGGNEDAIRAAAQRFLQQQDGIVGFTQEVLSGALRAIVGRMSVEDIIRDRAAFAGQVAEEAEASLSGQGLVLDAFQIQDITTEGSYLEDLGRPEAARAKQEADIAEANSRQAAEQARLKAEEEIAVAQRTLYLRQAEIKAETDAATAQANAAGPLADADRQQQILAEQEKVAERQAALTDRQLDTQVRKPADARRYQAEQEAEALRVARVKQAEAERLAAIAAAQAEAERARLTGEGEKQRRSALAEAEAIEGAKRGEAERARRAAIAEAVRLEGDAEAAAILAKGAAEAEAMQKKADAFESYGDAAMIQMMVEALPQVVAKAAEPLSAIDKMTVISTDGASKLSRTVTDNVAQGMELLSSTTGVDLAQLLGGLTAAKTSAMPEPNSSNGKIEIVG, encoded by the coding sequence ATGAGTCCTGTTGTCACCGCGGTCGTGGGAGTCGTCGTACTCCTCGTCCTGCTCGCCCTCGTCGTCGTCACCCGCTACAAGGTCGCCGGACCCAGCGAGGCTTTCATCATTACCGGGCGCCGGGGCAAGCGGTCCACCGATCCGGAGACGGGGCGGATATCGACCGACACCACCGGCCAGAAGGTCGTGGTCGGCGGCGGCGTGTTCGTCGTCCCGTTCGTCCAGCAGCGGTACACCCTCGACCTGTCCAGCCGCCACATCCCCATCGCCGTTCGCGGCGCGGTCACCCTGCGCGGCATCAAGGCCCACCTCGAAGGCGTCGCGATCGTCAAGGTCGGCGGCAACGAGGACGCCATCCGCGCCGCCGCCCAACGCTTCCTCCAGCAGCAGGACGGCATCGTTGGCTTCACCCAAGAAGTCCTCTCCGGCGCGCTGCGGGCCATCGTCGGCCGGATGTCGGTCGAGGACATCATCCGCGACCGGGCCGCCTTCGCGGGGCAGGTGGCGGAGGAGGCCGAGGCCAGCCTGTCCGGCCAGGGCCTCGTCCTGGACGCCTTCCAGATCCAGGACATCACCACCGAGGGCTCCTACCTTGAGGACCTCGGACGCCCCGAAGCCGCCCGCGCCAAGCAGGAAGCCGACATCGCCGAGGCCAACTCCCGCCAGGCCGCCGAACAGGCCCGCCTGAAGGCCGAGGAGGAGATCGCCGTCGCCCAGCGGACGTTGTACCTGCGGCAGGCCGAGATCAAGGCGGAGACCGACGCGGCGACCGCCCAGGCCAACGCGGCAGGCCCTTTGGCGGACGCCGACCGGCAGCAGCAGATCCTGGCCGAGCAGGAGAAGGTAGCCGAACGCCAGGCGGCGCTGACCGACCGCCAGCTCGACACCCAGGTCCGCAAGCCCGCCGATGCCCGGCGCTACCAGGCCGAACAGGAAGCCGAAGCGCTGCGGGTCGCCCGCGTGAAGCAGGCCGAGGCGGAGCGTCTGGCGGCCATCGCCGCAGCCCAGGCGGAGGCCGAGCGGGCCCGCCTGACCGGCGAGGGGGAGAAGCAGCGCCGCTCCGCCCTCGCCGAGGCCGAGGCCATCGAGGGCGCCAAGCGCGGTGAGGCCGAACGCGCCCGGCGCGCCGCCATCGCCGAAGCCGTACGCCTGGAGGGCGACGCGGAAGCCGCCGCCATCTTGGCCAAGGGCGCCGCCGAGGCCGAGGCCATGCAGAAGAAGGCGGACGCCTTCGAAAGCTACGGTGACGCCGCCATGATCCAGATGATGGTCGAGGCACTGCCCCAGGTCGTGGCCAAGGCCGCCGAACCTCTGTCTGCCATCGACAAGATGACCGTCATCTCCACCGACGGCGCAAGCAAGCTCTCCCGCACCGTCACCGACAACGTCGCCCAGGGCATGGAACTTCTTTCCTCCACCACCGGCGTCGACCTCGCTCAGCTCCTGGGCGGTCTGACCGCCGCCAAGACGTCCGCCATGCCCGAGCCGAACTCATCCAACGGCAAGATCGAAATCGTCGGCTAG
- a CDS encoding cation:proton antiporter, whose translation MVLVAVFGVALLVAVLLSGLAARTVLSTSLLFLLGGALVSDGFLGLIHITADSEIVSVTADLALFAVLFTDGMHVSFPKLRQNWKNPARALGLGMPLAMAGMALITHYLVGLDWTTSFLVGAVLAPTDPVFASAIVGRKEVPAKLRQLLNVESGINDGLALPVVLLLIAAAGPTSGQADASVGEIGLELGLGLVFGVVLPLMVAGLVRLRLLGAEPKLQPLLPLATGIILYGLCHLTHANPYLAAFSAGAVLASVSPESKTVFEPLGEMLAELAKFAALLVFGALLTPALFGDLSAGGYVAVVLAIVLIRPASLLVSLLGARIERREKLVAAWFGPKGFASVVYGLLVLQAGIPQGEQAYTLIAVCIAFSIIAHSSTDVPIARLFDVEDLTGIPDDDRAPEPTDTVSAPRSAIDQEKQHDRP comes from the coding sequence ATGGTGCTCGTCGCTGTTTTCGGTGTGGCGCTGCTGGTCGCCGTGCTGCTGTCCGGGCTTGCCGCCCGTACGGTCTTGTCCACTTCACTGCTGTTCCTGCTGGGCGGGGCGCTGGTCAGTGACGGGTTCCTCGGGCTGATCCACATCACGGCGGACAGCGAGATCGTGTCGGTGACTGCCGATCTGGCTCTGTTCGCGGTGCTGTTCACCGACGGCATGCACGTCTCTTTCCCGAAGCTGCGGCAGAACTGGAAGAACCCGGCCCGCGCGCTGGGGCTGGGCATGCCGCTGGCCATGGCCGGCATGGCTCTGATCACGCACTACCTGGTCGGGCTGGATTGGACGACGTCCTTCCTCGTCGGCGCCGTCCTCGCGCCGACCGATCCGGTGTTCGCGTCGGCGATCGTGGGCCGTAAGGAAGTTCCGGCGAAGCTGCGGCAGCTGCTGAACGTGGAGAGCGGCATCAATGACGGCCTCGCGCTGCCCGTCGTCCTGCTTCTGATCGCCGCGGCCGGTCCCACCTCCGGTCAGGCGGATGCCTCCGTCGGTGAGATCGGCCTGGAGCTCGGGCTCGGTCTGGTCTTCGGTGTCGTGCTGCCGCTGATGGTGGCGGGTCTGGTCCGGCTGCGGCTGCTGGGGGCGGAGCCGAAGCTCCAGCCGCTGCTGCCGCTGGCGACCGGGATCATCCTGTACGGGCTGTGTCACCTCACTCACGCCAATCCCTACCTGGCGGCGTTCTCCGCGGGCGCCGTCTTGGCGTCCGTCTCGCCCGAGTCGAAGACGGTGTTCGAGCCGCTGGGCGAGATGCTCGCGGAGCTGGCCAAGTTCGCCGCCCTCCTCGTCTTCGGCGCCCTGCTCACCCCGGCACTCTTCGGCGATCTGTCGGCGGGCGGGTACGTGGCCGTGGTGCTGGCGATCGTGTTGATCCGCCCGGCCTCGTTGCTGGTTTCGCTGCTGGGGGCGCGGATCGAGCGGCGGGAGAAGCTGGTGGCCGCATGGTTCGGGCCCAAGGGTTTCGCGTCCGTCGTCTACGGCCTGCTCGTGCTCCAGGCCGGCATCCCGCAGGGCGAACAGGCGTACACGCTGATCGCCGTCTGTATCGCCTTCTCGATCATCGCCCACTCCAGCACCGACGTCCCCATCGCCCGCCTCTTCGACGTGGAAGACCTCACCGGCATACCGGACGACGACCGGGCCCCCGAGCCGACCGACACCGTTTCGGCACCGCGCAGTGCAATCGACCAGGAGAAGCAGCATGATCGCCCGTGA
- a CDS encoding glycoside hydrolase family 15 protein yields MSERPIGDYAVLSDCRSAALVSSGGSVDWLCFPRFDGPAVFARLLDQDAGHWSILPVGGPGEVSRRYLPDTLVVETTFRTPTGTAVLLDALALGKRERGHGMGQSSPGTLLRQVTCTSGTVDIAVEYAPRPEFGLIQPVMTRVRGGLSARGGAQSLMLATDLAFRLTGSTAHAEATLTTGDRLGFALSADPAWGPDPTPWSRRRIRRRLSDTETGWCSWSTLHAAYTGPWEEQVRHSGRVLRALTYAPTGAIVAAATTSLPESIGGTRNWDYRYTWVRDASLTLQALATAACKQEKADFFAFLAQAAATQLERGVDLQVMYGIGGERDLSERTLPHLSGWRGSSPVRVGNEAWRQRQLDVYGELLDAAHQTLPHDELLDPPVSTFLRQCAEAAARRWADPDQGIWEGRGPARHFLHSKLMCWVALDRAIDLAPALDAHDRVTDWQHIRDQIRDTIEGQGYNERAGAFTQAFGSPRLDASALMLPLTGFLPGDDPRVRSTIETIARELTDSRGLVRRYLKDDIDHDEGTFLLCTFWLAQALALTGQNARARQVFETALTHANDVGLLPEEVDTRTGEALGNFPQAFSHIGLINAAHAIRSAETNRLGQDGTASE; encoded by the coding sequence GTGAGCGAGCGGCCCATCGGCGATTACGCGGTCCTCTCGGACTGCCGGTCGGCGGCACTGGTGAGTTCGGGCGGGTCGGTGGACTGGCTGTGCTTCCCCCGCTTCGACGGGCCGGCCGTCTTCGCCCGCCTGTTGGACCAGGACGCGGGCCACTGGTCGATCCTCCCTGTCGGCGGCCCGGGCGAGGTGAGCCGCCGCTACCTGCCCGACACCCTGGTCGTGGAGACCACTTTCCGCACCCCCACTGGGACGGCGGTCCTCCTGGACGCGCTGGCCCTGGGCAAACGCGAACGCGGACACGGCATGGGGCAGTCCTCCCCAGGGACCCTGCTGCGCCAGGTCACCTGTACGAGCGGCACGGTCGACATCGCCGTGGAGTACGCCCCGCGCCCGGAGTTCGGCCTGATCCAGCCGGTCATGACCCGAGTCCGTGGGGGCTTGTCGGCCCGCGGGGGCGCCCAGTCGCTGATGCTCGCCACCGACCTCGCCTTCCGCCTGACGGGCTCGACCGCCCACGCCGAGGCCACCCTCACCACCGGGGACCGGCTCGGGTTCGCGCTCAGCGCCGATCCGGCCTGGGGACCCGACCCCACGCCGTGGTCCCGCCGCCGCATCCGCCGCCGGCTGTCCGACACCGAAACGGGCTGGTGTTCCTGGTCCACCCTCCACGCCGCCTACACCGGCCCCTGGGAAGAGCAGGTCCGCCACAGCGGGAGGGTGCTGCGCGCCCTGACCTACGCACCGACCGGTGCGATCGTCGCCGCCGCGACGACCTCGCTCCCCGAGAGCATCGGCGGAACCCGGAACTGGGACTACCGCTACACCTGGGTCCGCGACGCCAGCCTCACCCTCCAGGCCCTGGCCACCGCCGCCTGCAAACAGGAGAAGGCCGACTTCTTCGCCTTCCTCGCCCAGGCCGCCGCCACCCAACTGGAGCGCGGCGTCGACCTCCAGGTCATGTACGGCATCGGCGGCGAACGCGACCTGAGCGAACGCACCCTGCCCCACCTGTCAGGATGGCGGGGCAGCAGCCCGGTCCGCGTCGGCAACGAAGCCTGGCGCCAGCGACAGCTCGACGTCTACGGAGAACTCCTCGACGCCGCCCACCAGACCCTGCCCCACGACGAACTACTCGACCCTCCGGTCAGTACCTTCCTGCGCCAGTGCGCCGAAGCCGCAGCCCGACGGTGGGCCGACCCCGACCAGGGCATCTGGGAAGGCCGCGGCCCCGCCCGCCACTTCCTGCACTCCAAACTCATGTGCTGGGTCGCCCTGGACCGCGCCATCGACCTCGCACCCGCCCTCGACGCCCACGACCGCGTCACCGACTGGCAGCACATCCGGGACCAGATCCGCGACACCATCGAAGGCCAGGGCTACAACGAACGAGCCGGCGCGTTCACCCAAGCCTTCGGCAGCCCACGCCTCGACGCCTCCGCACTCATGCTGCCCCTCACTGGCTTCCTCCCCGGCGACGACCCCCGCGTGCGCTCCACCATCGAGACAATCGCCCGGGAACTGACCGACTCCCGCGGCCTGGTACGCCGCTACCTCAAGGACGACATCGACCACGACGAGGGAACCTTCCTGCTCTGCACGTTCTGGCTCGCCCAAGCCCTCGCCCTCACCGGCCAGAACGCCCGCGCCCGCCAGGTCTTCGAGACCGCTCTCACCCACGCCAACGACGTCGGGCTCCTGCCCGAAGAAGTCGACACCCGCACCGGCGAAGCACTCGGAAACTTCCCCCAGGCCTTCAGCCACATCGGCCTCATCAACGCCGCCCACGCCATCCGCAGCGCCGAAACCAATCGACTGGGGCAGGACGGGACAGCCTCCGAGTGA